Proteins from a genomic interval of Medicago truncatula cultivar Jemalong A17 chromosome 3, MtrunA17r5.0-ANR, whole genome shotgun sequence:
- the LOC120579639 gene encoding putative disease resistance RPP13-like protein 1, with translation MAELIAGAFLSSLFQVTLESIASRDFKDLFNQKLVENLEITLYSINQLLDDAETKKYQNQNVKKWFDRLKHEVYEVDQLLDEIATNAQQKRKVKRLLSTLSNQFESRIKDLLDKLKSLAAQKDVLGLTQSNEGGVSLQSSKRSPTASLVDESCIYGREGDKEEIINYLLSDKDNNNQVSIISIVGMGGMGKTTLAQLVYNDQRMEKHFELKAWVHVSKSFDVVGLTKTILRSFHSPADGEDLDPLICQLQKTLTGKKCLLVLDDVWNGNEECLEQLLLSFNPGFSGSKIIVTTRDKHVAFVMKSDHQLLLNQLEEKDCWSIFVKHAFRGKNVFEYPNLESIGKKIVEKCGGLPLAVKTLGNLLQRKFSQAEWFKILETDMWHVSKGGDEINSVLRLSYHNLPSNLKRCFAFCSIFPKGYVFEKDELIKLWMAEGLLKCCGRDKSEEELGNEFLDDLESISFFQEPLYSWGDKRLFMHDLVNDLAKSESHEFCLQIEGDSLQDITERTRHICCHLDLKDGARLLNHISKIKKLRSFLVVSRGYDEECFIISNNLQHDLFSKLKYLRLLSFGGCKLKELSGEIGNLKLLRYLNLTKSLIERLPDSICKLYKLETLILERCSELTILPSKFYKLVSLRHLNLKGCNIKKMPKQMGSLNHLQTLSHFVVGEENGSNIQELGNLNRLQGKLCISGLEYVINPEDAARANLKDKKHVEELNMKYSDNFKFNINRRESDVIEALQPNSNLKRLTIEGYNGRSFPNWITGCHLPNLVSLQLLSCGLCSHLPPLGQLPSLKELSISKCDGIKIIGEEFHGNNNLTNVPFLSLEVLKFEMMNNWEEWLCLEGFPLLKKLSIRNCPKLKRALPQHLPYLQKLNISDCNKMEASIPKCDNMIELDIQRCDRILVNELPTSLKWLFLCDNPYTEFSVDQNLINILFLEELKLDFRGCVNCPSLDLRCYNSLCYLSITGWGSSSLPFSLHLFTKLHSLYLHNCPELESFPMGGLPSNLRHLKICNCPKLIGSREEWGLFQLNSLDSFFVSDEFENVESFPEENLLPPSLTDLNVINCSKLRIMNKKGFLHLKSLNWLYINNCPSLESLPEKEDLPNSLSNLWIEDCGIIKEKYEKEGGERWHTITHIPNVWIDNIKQK, from the coding sequence ATGGCAGAGCTGATTGCTGGAGCATTTCTTTCGTCATTATTTCAAGTTACTCTTGAGAGCATTGCCTCAAGAGATTTCAAAGACCTCTTCAATCAAAAGTTGGTTGAAAATCTTGAAATCACACTGTATTCTATCAATCAATTGTTGGATGATGCAGAGACAAAGAAgtaccaaaaccaaaatgtgAAGAAGTGGTTTGATCGTCTAAAGCATGAGGTATACGAAGTAGATCAACTGTTAGACGAAATTGCTACAAATGCACAACAAAAGCGCAAAGTGAAACGCTTGCTTTCAACTTTGTCTAATCAATTTGAATCTAGGATCAAAGATTTGCTAGACAAGCTAAAATCTCTTGCAGCCCAAAAGGATGTGTTGGGATTGACACAAAGTAATGAAGGTGGAGTAAGCCTGCAATCCTCAAAAAGATCTCCAACTGCATCTTTGGTGGATGAATCTTGCATATATGGTAGAGAAGGTGACAAAGAAGAAATAATCAACTATTTGCTGTCAGACAAGGACAACAACAACCAGGTATCAATAATCAGCATAGTCGGTATGGGTGGGATGGGAAAAACCACCCTTGCTCAACTTGTCTACAACGACCAGAGGATGGAGAAGCATTTTGAACTTAAAGCTTGGGTCCATGTCTCAAAATCTTTTGATGTTGTTGGACTCACCAAAACAATTCTCAGGTCATTCCATTCTCCTGCAGACGGTGAAGACTTGGATCCACTCATTTGTCAATTACAAAAGACACTAACCGGAAAGAAATGTTTGCTTGTTCTAGATGATGTGTGGAATGGGAATGAGGAATGTTTGGAGCAATTACTACTTTCTTTTAACCCTGGATTTTCAGGGAGTAAGATTATTGTGACAACACGTGACAAACATGTTGCATTTGTCATGAAATCTGACCATCAACTTCTTTTAAATCAATTGGAGGAGAAAGATTGTTGGAGTATATTTGTGAAACACGCTTTTCGAGGAAAAAATGTGTTTGAATATCCAAATCTTGAATCGATTGGCAAGAAGATTGTAGAGAAATGTGGAGGGTTGCCTCTAGCTGTGAAAACATTAGGGAATCTCCTGCAAAGAAAATTTTCTCAAGCTGAATGGTTTAAGATATTGGAGACTGATATGTGGCATGTATCGAAGGGTGGTGATGAAATTAACTCAGTATTGAGATTGAGTTACCATAATCTCCCATCCAATCTAAAGCGTTGTTTTGCCTTTTGTTCAATATTTCCCAAGGGTTATGTATTTGAAAAGGATGAATTGATCAAGCTTTGGATGGCAGAAGGTTTGCTGAAATGTTGCGGAAGAGACaaaagtgaagaagagttgGGTAATGAATTCTTGGATGATCTAGAGtccatttcattttttcaagaACCACTATATTCATGGGGTGATAAAAGATTATTCATGCATGATCTTGTCAATGATTTGGCAAAATCAGAGTCCCATGAGTTTTGCTTACAAATTGAGGGTGATAGTCTGCAAGATATAACTGAAAGAACACGTCACATTTGCTGCCATCTTGATTTGAAAGATGGTGCGAGATTATTGAATCACATTTCTAAGATTAAGAAATTACGCAGCTTCTTGGTAGTATCACGAGGCTATGATGAAGAATGCTTCATAATAAGCAACAATTTGCAACATGAtctattttcaaaacttaaataTTTGCGGTTGTTGTCATTCGGTGGTTGTAAACTCAAAGAGCTATCAGGTGAGATAGGAAATCTAAAGCTTTTGCGATATCTAAACCTGACTAAATCATTAATTGAAAGGTTGCCTGACTCAATTTGTAAGCTGTACAAATTAGAGACTCTGATACTGGAACGCTGTTCTGAATTGACTATACTCccttcaaaattttacaaacttGTGAGTTTACGCCATCTTAATCTCAAAGGATGTAATATAAAGAAAATGCCAAAGCAGATGGGGAGTCTAAACCATCTTCAAACACTGAGTCATTTTGTTGTGGGAGAGGAGAATGGGTCTAATATTCAGGAGTTGGGTAATCTCAATCGTCTTCAAGGGAAACTTTGTATTTCAGGGTTGGAGTATGTCATCAATCCCGAAGATGCAGCAAGAGCAAATTTGAAAGATAAGAAACATGTAGAAGAATTAAACATGAAGTACAGtgacaatttcaaattcaacatcaatAGAAGAGAATCAGATGTCATTGAGGCTCTACAACCAAATAGCAACTTGAAGAGGCTCACTATTGAAGGCTACAATGGCAGAAGCTTTCCAAATTGGATAACGGGTTGTCATTTACCCAACTTGGTATCTCTTCAACTGTTAAGCTGTGGATTATGTTCCCATTTGCCACCACTTGGGCAGCTTCCTTCTCTCAAGGAGCTTTCTATTTCAAAATGTGACGGAATAAAGATCATTGGTGAAGAGTTTCATGGCAACAACAATTTAACAAATGTTCCGTTCTTGTCCCTTGAAGTTTTGAAATTTGAGATGATGAACAATTGGGAGGAATGGTTGTGTCTTGAAGGGTTTCCTTTGCTTAAAAAGCTTTCTATAAGAAATTGTCCCAAATTGAAAAGGGCTCTGCCTCAACACCTTCCTTATTTACAAAAACTGAATATTAGTGATTGCAACAAGATGGAGGCATCCATTCCCAAGTGTGATAATATGATAGAGTTAGATATACAGAGATGTGATAGAATTTTGGTAAATGAATTGCCGACAAGTTTGAAATGGTTATTCCTTTGTGATAATCCGTACACTGAGTTCTCCGTGGACCAAAATCTAATCAATATTCTCTTTCTTGAAGAGTTGAAGTTGGATTTCAGAGGCTGTGTAAACTGTCCCTCTTTGGATTTACGTTGCTATAATTCTCTTTGCTATCTTTCAATAACAGGATGGGGCTCCTCCTCATTACCTTTTTCACTACATTTGTTCACCAAACTTCATTCTCTGTATCTGCACAATTGTCCAGAGCTGGAATCGTTTCCAATGGGTGGTTTGCCTTCCAACTTGAGGCACCTTAAAATATGCAATTGCCCAAAACTGATTGGTTCGAGAGAGGAGTGGGGTTTGTTCCAACTCAATTCCTTGGATTCATTCTTTGTCAGTGATGAGTTTGAAAACGTGGAGTCGTTCCCAGAGGAGAATCTGCTGCCACCAAGTCTTACTGATCTTAATGTGATAAATTGTTCAAAGCTAAGAATAATGAACAAAAAGGGTTTTCTCCACCTCAAATCTCTTAATTGGCTATATATTAACAACTGTCCTAGTCTTGAGAGCTTGCCAGAGAAGGAGGATCTACCCAACTCCCTCTCTAATTTGTGGATTGAAGATTGTGGAATAATAAAGGAGAAGTATGAAAAGGAGGGAGGAGAGCGTTGGCATACAATCACTCACATCCCGAATGTGTGGATTGACAACATTAAACAGAAATGA